A stretch of Arachis hypogaea cultivar Tifrunner chromosome 15, arahy.Tifrunner.gnm2.J5K5, whole genome shotgun sequence DNA encodes these proteins:
- the LOC112751148 gene encoding cytochrome P450 CYP736A12 gives MLQVLAIPAAILLVIFTFIILSPFVLNHANGSTKKLPPGPKPLPIIGNLHILGKLPHRTLAALATKYGPIMSLKLGQLPVVVVSSPEVAELVLKTHDLVFANRPKLQVVETFSYGRKGFVFTEYGSYWRSVRKLCSLQLLSASKVEMFGPLRKKELEALVNTLKKASDSREVVDLSQLIGEVVENVTFNMILGRSKDNRFDLKGLIHEVMYLIGAFNLADYVPILGSFDLQGLKRTTKKVSKAIDEALEHIINDHDHPSSDGSPQHNKDFIDILLSHMNQTMDPNDHEERHVVGRTNIKAIVVDLIAGAYDTSKTAIEWGMSELLKNPRTLRKLQNEMEVLVGINRQVEEKDLEKLPYLDMVVKETLRLYPVGPFLVPRESLEDVTIHGYFIEKNTRIMVNAWAIGRDPRVWSENSDIFFPERFENNHVDVKGHDFRLIPFGSGRRGCPGMNMGLTTIKIVIAQLVHCFSWELPLGMAPKDLDMTEKFGLSIPRSKHLLGRPTYRLLSEA, from the exons ATGCTACAAGTATTAGCTATCCCTGCAGCAATTCTCCTTGTGATATTCACATTCATCATTCTATCACCGTTTGTGTTGAATCACGCAAATGGGAGTACTAAAAAACTGCCACCGGGTCCAAAGCCTTTACCAATTATTGGTAACCTTCATATTTTAGGAAAACTCCCACACCGCACCCTTGCGGCTCTTGCCACTAAATATGGACCCATAATGTCCCTAAAGTTAGGACAACTCCCGGTGGTTGTGGTTTCTTCTCCAGAAGTTGCTGAGCTCGTTTTGAAAACTCACGACTTGGTTTTTGCAAACCGGCCTAAGCTTCAG GTAGTAGAAACTTTTTCTTATGGCCGAAAGGGGTTCGTGTTTACGGAGTACGGCAGTTATTGGCGCAGCGTGAGGAAGTTGTGCAGCTTGCAACTTCTAAGTGCATCAAAGGTTGAGATGTTTGGTCCTTTGAGGAAGAAGGAGTTGGAAGCGTTGGTGAATACACTTAAGAAGGCTTCGGATTCACGTGAGGTTGTGGATCTTAGTCAGTTGATTGGGGAGGTTGTTGAAAATGTCACTTTTAACATGATATTGGGTCGTAGCAAGGACAATAGGTTTGACCTCAAGGGCCTCATTCATGAGGTTATGTACTTGATTGGTGCCTTCAATCTTGCAGATTATGTGCCTATCTTAGGTTCCTTTGATCTTCAG GGACTAAAGAGAACAACAAAGAAAGTAAGCAAGGCCATTGATGAAGCATTGGAGCATATCATCAACGATCATGACCACCCTTCATCAGATGGATCCCCACAACATAACAAGGATTTCATAGACATATTACTTAGCCACATGAATCAAACAATGGACCCAAATGATCATGAAGAAAGACACGTAGTTGGAAGAACTAATATAAAGGCTATTGTAGTGGACTTAATTGCTGGAGCATACGACACTTCTAAAACCGCAATTGAATGGGGTATGTCAGAGCTCTTAAAAAATCCAAGAACATTGAGAAAACTTCAAAACGAAATGGAAGTCCTTGTGGGAATAAATAGACAAGTCGAAGAAAAAGACTTAGAAAAATTGCCTTACCTTGACATGGTTGTGAAGGAGACATTGCGATTATACCCTGTTGGACCATTTCTTGTGCCACGCGAGTCATTAGAAGATGTTACTATACATGGTTATTTTATAGAGAAAAACACACGAATCATGGTGAATGCATGGGCAATAGGGAGAGATCCAAGAGTTTGGTCGGAAAATAGTGACATATTTTTCCCAGAAAGATTTGAGAACAACCATGTAGATGTTAAAGGGCATGATTTTAGACTCATTCCATTTGGGTCAGGTCGTAGAGGGTGTCCTGGGATGAATATGGGTTTAACTACCATTAAGATTGTTATAGCACAATTAGTGCATTGTTTTAGTTGGGAACTTCCATTGGGTATGGCCCCAAAGGATTTAGATATGACCGAAAAATTTGGACTCTCTATACCAAGAAGTAAGCACTTATTAGGTAGGCCAACTTATCGTTTACTTAGTGAAGCTTAA